TTCAGATTAGTTTAAGAGATCGTCTCATGACATGGATTTCCCGATCACACTTGGCGAAGGGGGAAGCATCTCAGCCTTGCAAATCAGTTTCCATTAAAACTTTTTCGGGCGAATGCCTGTCCGACCATGACGCGCGCGCGGGACGCCATTCCGGCTTCATGCAAAGACCGGGAGATTGATCGAACTGGTGGGTGCGACAGGGATTGAACCTGTGACCCCTGCCGTGTGAAGGCAGTGCTCTACCGCTGAGCTACGCACCCCAATTGCGATGCCGGGATCACTACCAAACTCGGCACCGCGTGACAAGCCACTTACGGGAAAATCTCAGAACCCGAACATGTGATCGAGTGAAAATCCGGCCTTCCCATTCATCTGGCCATGATAGCCGAACAGGCGGCATGTCATGTCGCGGATGAGGACATAGCCCCCCTCCCCGGCTTTCCCGATCAATTCCGAACCGAAGATTTCATCCGGCCAGATGATTGCTGAGCCCGACGGCGCAATATGGATCGCTTCCTGCGCGATTTCCGTGCCGTCCCGCGCCATGAGATGCAGGATCGTTTCGGAGGGCGTCCCCCCTTCAAGAGATGTCGGGTAAATGAGATGGCTGAAACTGCGCATCCCCGCCTGGCCTAATTTAAGGAAGAGTCGTGTCGTCAAACCTGGTGGCGGCCCGGTATAGGATTGCGGCTCATTGCGCCACGTCATGAGCGTGTTGAAGATGTGTGCGCCAAAGCTTGTTTCCGCCGCATGTCCATTGGTGCGGTCTCGATAGCGCAACATGGCGTGGAGCCAACCATCGGCCGCGCCACCATCACGGAAGTCATAAACAAGCTCCCCATGCCCCTCATGCGGCGTGAGATCATGCATCGCAAAAGCCGCCGCGTGATGGCGCGGGAGATTCCCGAGAAATTCCTGCCCGACTTGCCTCCCTTGCCGATCAAATAAATCCACCCGCACGGGGAGATGTGTCACTTCTTCTGACATGGGGTTAGGCTGAAGGAAGGTCGTGTATCTCGCGGGGTCCAGCACGGGGAACGGCATGATAAACCCGCGCCCCATCCATGAAGGCATTTTCGCGATCGTGGGGTCGGGCTTAAGGTCCTGGCGCTCGATATTAAGGTGCGCGATGCGCGTCAGGCCACGTTGCACAACCTCATAACGCGGACGCACAATGTGATTGCCCGCGCGCAATTCAAGTTGTACGGGCCATTTGACGTCCGGCATCAGCTCCCCCACATCCAGCCGATATGTCCCGAAAGCCGGGATTTCGACGGTGACAGGGTATTCGCGCGTCTCACCCATACGATTCAAGGTGATCTCACCCACGCTGATGGGAGAAGCGTGACTGTTCTGAACCCAGAGGATGATCTGCTCATCATCATCCGGCGCAGGCAAGGTCGCGAAACGGGGTGACGGCCATGCATTGGCGTCATGTGTGACGGAAAGACTCGCATCTCGCCCCCGCCCGTAAATATCGAGGGCATATTTGACGGTGTCATGCCCCCGTGCGCCCAGGATATGCAGAAATAACTGCCCGCAGAAAGCCGGGAGGGCGAAGCGTTTTCTGACGTCCTGACTGTCGATAATGATGCCCGCACCGGGGGAACCGATATGCTCTTCCCATTCGGCGATGACTCGCCCGACCCCGTCATAAAGCCGAGACCAGTATCGCACATTTGTCGCACCGTAATGGCCCCAGTAATTTGCGGCGACAAGACGCGTGGACAATTGATCATCATCGCGAAAGAAGGCGAAATTTGTCGCGAAATTGAGTTTATCGAGATAATTCCGCTTATTGCTGAGCATGGCCTCCGGCAAACGGGCCCCGCCGAGCGTGATGATCTGCTGATCTCCGCGCGTCACGCGGGAGAGGCGGGAGCGCGTTTTGGCGTCATCAAATGAGAGGGCGAGAATATGGGTGGCGTCGCTCTGCGCAATTTCGACCACAGGCTGCATCACGCCGCCTCTGCCATCATCCTTTCCGACTTCTTCAGACCGATGGGTGAAGAAACCGTAAGTTGGCTGGAAGGCCGGGTAGAGCGCGAAAAAATTCGAAGCCTCATGATCAGGGTCATAAACTGCGAGGCGCGCATCGCCGCCGAGGTCAGAAGCTAACTTTTCAATACGGGACGCGGCAAGAGGATGGGCGATGGCCTTGTAAAAAACATTACCGCCGCGCTGAGGCGTGAAGGTGCTGATATCGAGCATATCATCCTCAAATCCGTGTCAAACCGGCGGGGACGCTAGCCCGGCAGGCGCTTTCTCACTTCTTCGACCGCAATTTGCGTGTCGTCAAGCGGGGAAACGCCCCAGGGGCACCAATCCGGCGTAAAGGGGCGGACGCGATCCAACGCCGTCAGGCCCTGCACAAAAGCCGTAATCCGTCGGGACCGTCCGGGCAGGGGGATGATCTGCACAGGCGCTTTCGTGGCCACTGCTTCCGAAATCATGGACACGCTGTCCGTCGTGACCGCGATCATATCCGCCGTTGCCAGCATGCCGAGATAAGGGTTGTCGCCCGCGCCATGCCAGATATAGGCATCAAAACCCTTAAGCTCGGCCTCTAAAGCGGCAAGAGCCTGTTTGTCGGTGCGCCGTGAAGGCGTGATGGCGAGCGCGATATTCTGTTGCCGCAGCAACTGTGCCAGGCTTCGGCCAATCAGGCGGCCCTCTTCACGCCCAAGGCGGAAGCGCCCGTTTGATCCGCCAAGCATGACGCAGAGGAGGGGCCGACCCGCCCGCTGCAAACGCGCCGCCCATTCAGCCCGCGCCGCGGCGAGGCGGTCGGAGGTGACATTATGCAGGGCGGTGCGGATGGAGATGACGTTGGGGCCTGCGATATCGTCGTGATGATTGGCGATGATGAGGTCAAATTGACTAAAGTCCATGCGCGGATTTTGCACTTGGACGAGTTTCAGCCCCGTCTTCCGGCGAAGGGCCGCGCCCACCGCGCCGCCGCGCCCTCCGACACTTAGGAGCCATTGCGTGTCCGGTGCAAGCTGGATCGGCGCGGCCGCTTTGAGGGGGTCGGGGCAGAAACGCGTTGGCAGATGGCGCCACATGCCTTTGAGCTTGACGGTGTGGAAACGAGGTTCAACATCCAGCCGGTGCAGCAGGCCTTCAGCCTGCGCACGCATCCCGGCAAAATTTTCACTTATAACCGCGACTGACATGTTCGCTCTTTGCGCCAGACGCTCATTTTTGGCAAGAAAGGAATATGACGCCCGACACAAACATTGCAGATTTCGGTTTCGATGCCCGACTTTGCGCCGCTATGGCGCGTGAGGGTGTCACGCATCCGAATGAGGTGCAGCTCAAAGCATGGCCGCATGTCCTTTCCGGGCGGGATGTTATTCTGACGGCCCAGACAGGCTCGGGGAAGACCATCACCTACCTCGCCACCTTATTGCAAAGGCTCGTGACGCAAAGCGCCGCCACCCCCTCCCCGGCACCTCAGGCGCTGATCCTGTCCCCCACAAGGGAGCTGGCGATGCAGATCGCCGGCATTTTGCGCAGTCTGGCCCGCCCTTTCGGGATCTCATCCGTCATTGTGATGGGCGGTGACGACCGCGCGCGACAGGTCAGGAAGTTGGAAGGCGGGGCGCAGATCATGGTCGCCACACCGGGGCGGCTGCGCGACCTGTTGCAGGATGGCGTTGTCACGTTGTCTCAGGTCAGGACGCTGATTATTGACGAGGTCGATCGCCTTCTGGATGAGGGTTTCGCGGCGGACGTGTTACACATCGCGTCCGGCTGCGCCGATGGGGCGCAACTTATCCTGTGTTCCGCAACGTTACCGGCGGCACTGAGAGATCTGACTCAGCAAATACGCCCGAAAGGCTTCATTCGGGTCGAGGTCAAGCCTGAAGCCGCCATGCCGCGTCAGATGCACCATCAACTCGCCTTTATCACCGGTCAGGCAAAATGCGATATGCTTCTGGCACGTCTTGAAGCGCGGCGCGGGCGGGCCATCATTTTTGTCAATGTCAAAGCCGAGATCGATGCGGTGATGCGTTTCTTGCGTCAGGCGGGCGTTATGGCCGATATTCTGCATGGGGATATGCGCCAGGCGGCGCGCACAAAATCATTACGCCATTTCAGTGAGGGGCGTGATCATATCCTCGTCACAACTGACGTCGCGGCACGCGGACTGGATATTGATGATGTCGGACTCGTGGTGAATTACGATTTTCCGCCCAATGTCGAAACTTACATCCACCGCGCGGGCCGCACGGCCCGGGCCGGGTCGCGCGGTCTCGCCATCAGTTTCTGCGGGCCGGAAAAGCGCCACCTTGTGCGCGAAGTGGAAAAAGCAACGAAAATCCGGCTCAAAGTCATCGCCTGAAAAGGCATGATCTCAATGTGACCTCAGCTCGGGCGGCGGGGCACGCCGCCCGGATGCGCGCCTCAGGCGGAGGGGTAGGCACCTTTATAAATCGGGAAACGACGGCACAGCGCCTTGACCTCTTCTTGCACGCGGGCCTCGACAGCATCCTGCGACGCACTGCCATGTGCGGAGAGCACCTCGTCAATCATGCGTCCAATGTCACGGAATTCCGCGACGCCAAACCCGCGTGAGGTTGCGGCCGGGCTGCCGAGGCGAATGCCGGAAGTGACGAAGGGTTTTTCAGGGTCAAAAGGCACGGCGTTTTTATTGGCCGTCATGCCTGCCCTCTCTAAAGCCGCTTCCGCCACTTTGCCGGTGACTTTCTTCGGGCGTAGATCCACGAGGGCGAGGTGACAATCCGTGCCACCCGTCACAATATCGAAACCGCGCGTTTTCAGCTCATCCGCGAGCGCCTGCGCATTGGCCAGAACCGCCTGCTGGTAGGACTTGAAGGCGGGTTGCAACGCCTCACCAAATGCGACGGCCTTGGCGGCGATGACATGCATCAGCGGACCACCCTGAAGCCCGGGAAACACAGCGGAATTGATTTTTTTGGCGAGGTCCTCGTCATTTGTCAGCACGACGCCGCCGCGCGGGCCGCGTAACGTTTTATGTGTTGTGCTGGTCACGATATGCGCATGGGGCACCGGGTTGGGGAACAGCCCAGCCGCAACCAGCCCTGCAAAATGTGCCATATCGACCATGAGGTAAGCGCCGACCTCATCCGCGATCTGACGGAAATGCGCGAAGTCAATAACCCGCGGATAGGCGGAGCCCCCGGCAATGATGATTTTGGGCTTGTGCTGACGCGCGAGACGCGCCACCTCCTCCATATCGATCCGCCCATCTTCAGCCCGCACGCCATATTGCACGGGCTTGAACCATTTGCCTGAATAGTTCGGCGCGGCGCCATGCGTCAGATGCCCCCCGGTGGCCAGGCTCATCCCCATGATGGTGTCACCGGGTGTGGCCATGGCCATGAAGGCGGCCATATTGGCATTCGCGCCGGAATGCGGCTGCACATTGGCGAATTTTGCACCGAATATCCGGGTCAGCCGGTCAATCGCGAGCGTCTCGACCTTATCAACCTCGACGCAGCCACCATAATAGCGTTTCCCCGGCAGGCCCTCCGCATATTTATTGGTGAGGACGGAGCCCTGACTCTCCAGCACGGCGAGGGACACAATGTTTTCCGATGCGATCAGCTCAATCCCGTCCTGCTGACGCACAAGCTCCTGATGCAGGATATCCGCGACTTCTTTGTCGGATTGAGCAAGATTGCCTAAATAAAATTTCGAAAGATCAGCGTGCGCGGCGGAACACATAAGAATTTTCCCTCATCAGAGCGCTTGAAAATGATGGCGTTATGGACTTTGACTTCATATCCCATATTATCAGTCATCGCCATCCTGACGAGACGGGATGGTGTTCGTTAAGGATAGTTTTATGCCCGCTAAGGCGAAATCGTTACTGCGCCGTAAATCGATCGACCAGGATATCTACGATTCGCGTCACTCTGCAATGCGTCGTGTCATCG
This genomic stretch from Candidatus Kirkpatrickella diaphorinae harbors:
- a CDS encoding mitochondrial fission ELM1 family protein, with product MSVAVISENFAGMRAQAEGLLHRLDVEPRFHTVKLKGMWRHLPTRFCPDPLKAAAPIQLAPDTQWLLSVGGRGGAVGAALRRKTGLKLVQVQNPRMDFSQFDLIIANHHDDIAGPNVISIRTALHNVTSDRLAAARAEWAARLQRAGRPLLCVMLGGSNGRFRLGREEGRLIGRSLAQLLRQQNIALAITPSRRTDKQALAALEAELKGFDAYIWHGAGDNPYLGMLATADMIAVTTDSVSMISEAVATKAPVQIIPLPGRSRRITAFVQGLTALDRVRPFTPDWCPWGVSPLDDTQIAVEEVRKRLPG
- a CDS encoding DEAD/DEAH box helicase translates to MTPDTNIADFGFDARLCAAMAREGVTHPNEVQLKAWPHVLSGRDVILTAQTGSGKTITYLATLLQRLVTQSAATPSPAPQALILSPTRELAMQIAGILRSLARPFGISSVIVMGGDDRARQVRKLEGGAQIMVATPGRLRDLLQDGVVTLSQVRTLIIDEVDRLLDEGFAADVLHIASGCADGAQLILCSATLPAALRDLTQQIRPKGFIRVEVKPEAAMPRQMHHQLAFITGQAKCDMLLARLEARRGRAIIFVNVKAEIDAVMRFLRQAGVMADILHGDMRQAARTKSLRHFSEGRDHILVTTDVAARGLDIDDVGLVVNYDFPPNVETYIHRAGRTARAGSRGLAISFCGPEKRHLVREVEKATKIRLKVIA
- the glyA gene encoding serine hydroxymethyltransferase: MCSAAHADLSKFYLGNLAQSDKEVADILHQELVRQQDGIELIASENIVSLAVLESQGSVLTNKYAEGLPGKRYYGGCVEVDKVETLAIDRLTRIFGAKFANVQPHSGANANMAAFMAMATPGDTIMGMSLATGGHLTHGAAPNYSGKWFKPVQYGVRAEDGRIDMEEVARLARQHKPKIIIAGGSAYPRVIDFAHFRQIADEVGAYLMVDMAHFAGLVAAGLFPNPVPHAHIVTSTTHKTLRGPRGGVVLTNDEDLAKKINSAVFPGLQGGPLMHVIAAKAVAFGEALQPAFKSYQQAVLANAQALADELKTRGFDIVTGGTDCHLALVDLRPKKVTGKVAEAALERAGMTANKNAVPFDPEKPFVTSGIRLGSPAATSRGFGVAEFRDIGRMIDEVLSAHGSASQDAVEARVQEEVKALCRRFPIYKGAYPSA